The uncultured Desulfatiglans sp. DNA window TGACCATTCGTCTCTCTTCGGACGTCAGCTGCTCAGACAATGACACGCCTTTTGATGATCCCCACGGCCTCCTCGGGCGTATCCACGACCCGGAAAATGTCGAGGTCGGAGGGCGAAATGGTCTTACCCTTGAGCATGGTGTCTCTGATCCAGTCCACCAGACCTCCCCAGAATTTCGAGTCGATCATGATTACAGGGAAGGAACGGATCCGTTCCGTCTGGATCAGCGTCAGGGCCTCGAAGAGTTCGTCGAGGGTCCCGAAACCTCCCGGCATGATAATGTAAGCGACGGCGTATTTGACGAACATCACCTTGCGAATGAAAAAGTATTTGAAATTCAATCTGATGTTTGAATATGGGTTCGCCTGCTGCTCGTTCGGGAGTTCGATGTGCAGGCCGACGGATTTGCCGCCCCCATCGGCCGCCCCCTTGTTGGCCGCCTCCATGATCCCCGGGCCTCCGCCGGAGATGACGTTGAATCCGTTTTCAACCAGCAGCCGGGCGGTCTTCACGGTCATCTTATAAGCCTGGCTCTGGGGCTTGGAGCGGGCGGAGCCGAAGATGGTGACCGCCGGATGCACCTCCGGCAGGACATCGAAGCCATCGACAAATTCGGCAATGATGTTGAACATGCGCCATGTGTCCTTGATGGTGATATCATCCACCAAGAATTGTCTTTCACTCATGGGAAGGCTTCCTTTCTGGCATGGTCGAGCTTCGGGACCCCGGCTCGACCGTGGACGATCAGCGGCACCTCCGGCTTTCCACAACCGGGCTCCGGGGGCCGACCCACACGCTCCGGCTTCCTTTCAAGGCAGAACACAAAAATTCATTGATTTTTAGAATTTAATTGTTTAGCTTTCTGACCGAATCGGCTAGTATGGTAGTTTTTGGTTATAATGGTGTCAAGCACTTGTCACGGTCGATACGCATCAAACCGTCTTCTTAACCGCCTTACGAGCGGCACGCATCGAACCTTATTCAATGCTCCGGTGGCAGGGATCTGCGCACCGCGAATCATGGGGTCTTCCCGTCATCGATGATGAAACTTCCAGAGATCACCAGAACCGATTTCCTCGACCGTCTCGGCACCCGGGAAAAACCCTGGCGCCATAACTATCTGACGATGTACTCGACCCAATGGGGGGGATTCACGACGGATCCCGATCTGATGCTGATCCCTGTCGACGACCACCTTGTCCACCGGGGCGACGGGGTCTTCGATGTCATGCGCTGCGTCGACGGCAAGATCTACCAGATGGAGGAGCATCTCAAGCGCCTGAACCGTTCGGCCCGCGCCATTTCTCTGTCCCCGCCCGAAGTCTATGCCGATATTAGAGAACTGATCCGGTTTCTCGTACGGAAAGGCGGTCTGAAGGACTGCCTGATCCGCCTCGTGCTGTCTCGTGGCCCGGGAAGCTTCACGGCCAACCCATTCGATTGTCCTGAAAGCCAGCTCTACGTCAACGTGATCCGGTTCAAGGGCCTGCCAGAAACCTACTACCGGGAAGGCATCTCCATCATTACAAGCCGCATCCCCATCAAGAAATCGTTTTTTGCCACCATCAAATCCTGTGACTATCTGCCCAATGTCCTGATGAAGATGGAGGCGATCGAGGCAGGCTGCGGGTATTCCGTCGGCTTGGATGAAAAAGGGTTTCTCGCCGAGGGTTCGACGGAAAACCTTGGCATCATCACCGTGGAAGGGGTTCTGAAATTCCCCGGACTGGACACGACGCTTTCGGGCATTACCGAGCAGCGTGTTTTCGAGCTGGCCCGGCAGCTGGTGCAGGAGGGACACCTCAAAGACGCCGTCTTCGGTGAGATACCCCCCGATGAGGCCTATCAGGCCCGGGAGGTTTTCCTCACTGGGACCTCTCTCGACATCCTGCCGGTTGTTCGCTTCGACAGCCGCACCATCGGTGACGGAACCCCCGGTCCGGGCTATGCCCGATTGCATAGACTTCTTCGAGAGGATATGAGAAACAACGAACGGCTGCTCACGCCCGTCAACTGGGAAGACGCCCAATAAAAGCTACGAAGAGGATTCGATTTGGAAACAGGAGAGGTAGACATGGAACGTGTTGCAAGGGTAACGGAGATCATCGCAGCGTCACCCCACAGTTTCGATGAAGCCATCCGGGTCGGTTTCGAAAGGGCGAACCGCACTCTGCGGGGAATCACCGGGTTGCGTGTCATCGAGCAGCGTGTCTCCGTAGAAGAAGGACAAATCAAAGAGTTTCGCGTGCGTCTGGAGGTCATTTTCGTCCTCGAAACGTAATGGGTTTAAATCCGGAACCAATCCTGTCGAACCGAGTGTCCCCGATCCGCAATAGAAGGCTCGGAAACTACGTAGAAAGACATGCTGAATCATGGCCTTGATCAAATTTAGAGAAGAACGCTGCAAAGGGTGTGGACTCTGCGTACTGGCCTGTCCCAAAGGGCTCCTCAGTATCAGCTCCTCCATCAATCTGTCGGGTTATCCCACCGCTCACATCAGCGATATGGAGGCATGCACCGGTTGTAAACTATGCGCTGAGATGTGCCCCGATGTGGTGATCACGGTATACAAGTGATGTCTCTTCGTAAAAACGTTTAGGATGGTGCCTCCTGTCCGGTGCTGAATCGGTTTTCAGACGTCGGAACCTGTGTTCTGCGCAGCATTTCAGACATCCGGTACGCCTGCGGGAACATGGATTGAATATCGAGGGTTTGTCATCTTCAAGAACGGGCTTTCTATTCGCCGCCCATGCGCGGCTTGCCACGCCAACCCTGCTTGGGAAATCCTGAAGATTCAGGCGGCAAACAGCGGTAAAGAGCTTTCAATAGAGAACGTTGCCCTCCCTGGAGGCCGGTGGAACCATCCGCTCCACCGGAGGATTCCTGAAGGCAAAGCAGGACGATTTCGAGCCCGAAGGCATTCACAGCCCTCGATCATTGGCATCGGGCCAAAACCGTCGTCTTCAGGTAAAAGATGAAGCAGTTCGAGATTCCCATCGCTCCCTTCCTTTTGTGGAAACGATGGCATTGAGGAGAAAAACGGTTTGGAGACTTTGTTCGTAAAAGGCAATGAAGCCATCGCCATGGGCGCCATCGAGGCCGGATGCCGGTTTTATTTCGGCTATCCCATCACTCCGCAAAACGACATCCCGGAGTATATGTCGAAACATCTGCCGGCGATCGGGGGCATCTTCATACAGGCCGAAAGCGAGATAGCGTCCATCAACATGCTCCTGGGCGCAAGCGCCACCGGAGCACGGGCGATGACCTCCTCTTCGAGCCCGGGCATTTCCCTGAAGCAGGAAGGCATTTCCTACCTGTGCGGCAGCCAGATACCGGGCGTTATCGTCAACATGAGCCGCAGCGGACCCGGCCTCGGGGGGATCTCACCGTCGCAGGGTGATTATTTCCAGGCCACCAGAGGCGGCGGACACGGGGATTACCGGACGATCGTCCTGGCCCCCTCATCCGTCCAGGAGGCCTATGATCTCACGATGCGCGCCTTCGACCTCGCCGACAAATACCGGAATCCGGTTGTGATCCTGGGCGACGCATTGCTGGGGCAGATCAAAGAACCCTTGAAAACACGCCTCTACAGAGGAACCCCCTCCGAGAAGGATTGGATCCTTACGGGCGCTTCGGGGCGGCCCCGCCGGATCCTCAAATCTCTCTACCTCTCAGAAGGCGAACTCACGGACCACAACTGGTTCCTTTACCGCAAGTATCAGCAGATGAAGCGCGAGATCCGCTTTGAAACCCAGAATTTAGACGATGCGAAGCTGGTTGTCGTCGCATTCGGCTCACTGGCTCGCATCGTGAAGAGCGCTGTGGGCATGGCCCGTGAAAAAGGCATGCTGATCGGCCTCCTGCGACCGATCACCCTTTACCCCTTTCCCTATGCTGCGCTCGAAAAGATCTCCCGGAAGATCAGAAATTTCATGGCGGTGGAACTGAGTACCGGCCAAATGGTCGAAGATGTCAAACTGGCCGTCGGACACAAGAAAAACCAGGTGGATTTCTATGGCAGACCGCCCGGCTCCATCCCGTCGCCGGACGAAATCTTTCATGAAATCGCCAAAGTCTACAAAAAGAGGATCGCATAAATGGAGCAGGTTTTTTCAAGACCCCAAAGCCTCATTGACGTGCCGTTCCACTTCTGCCCGGGCTGTCACCATGGCATCATCCACCGCCTGACGGCCGAATGCATCGATCGGTATGCCTTGCAGCAAACGTCCATCGCAGTGGCCTCTGTCGGCTGCTCGGTCTTTCTGTATGATTATCTGGACATCGATGTGCTCGAGGCCCCGCACGGACGCGCAGCAGCAGTCGCGACCGGTGTCAAGCGGGCCCGGCCCGACCGCTTCGTCTTCACCTATCAGGGGGACGGGGATCTCGCCGCTATCGGGACCGCCGAAATCATCCACGCCGCCAACCGCGGAGAACACATCACGGTCATCTTCGTCAACAATACGGTCTTCGGAATGACCGGCGGCCAAATGGCTCCGACCACGATGCCCGGGCAGGAAACCACGACGACACCGTTTGGAAGAGATCCGGCCGTAAACGGTTTCCCCATCCGGATGGCGGAACTTTTGGGCGGACTGACCGGCACGACCTTCGTCGCCCGAGGGGCGGTCGACACCCCTAAGAACCTCGTGAAGACCCGCAAGTACCTGCAGCGCGCCTTCGAGGTTCAGACCACCGGCGAAGGGTTCGGTTTCGTGGAGATCCTTTCCGCCTGTCCAACGAACTGGAAAATGTCGCCGGAGCGCGCCAACAAGCGGGTCAAGGAAGAGATGATCCCCTATTTCCCGCTGGGCATCTTCAAGGGGGGTGAAGCATAATGTATTTTGACACGATCATAGCGGGTTTCGGGGGCCAGGGCGTTCTGCTCATGGGCAACATCCTCGCCTATGCCGCCATGGGCGAAAAGAAGAGGGTGACCTATATGCCGGTCTATGGCGTCGAGATGCGTGGAGGAACCGCCAACTGCACCGTCGTCGTCTCGGACCAGCAGATCGGTTCGCCCATTATCCAGCGGCCGGTTTCAGCCATTGTCATGAACCGTCCTTCCCTTGACAAATTCGGACCCCGCGTTCGCAAAGGCGGAACGCTGATAGTCAATGCCTCTCTGATCCCTGAAGAAGCGGTGCACTTCCGAGGGGTGGACTGTCTCCTGGTCCCCAGCCGAGAGCTAGCCTTGGAGCTGGGGAACGAACGTCTGGCCAACATGGTCGTGCTTGGCGCGGCTGTTCGCCGCACCGGTGTCGTCCGGGTCCGCTCGCTCAAGAAGGCCCTTTATGGTGCGCTTGACCGGCGTTACCACAACATGATAGAGTCGAACAGCAAGGCCTTGGAGCTGGGAGCCCGTTTCGCTGCAGACAATGGGCATCCGTAATGAAGCCCCTTTTCCCTCAACCACAAGGAAAGGAAGGTCGGCGTTATGGACGAGGATCGGAACCGCGATGAGGCACGGGATACCTACCAGGACTTCCTGAGCGATATCAACGAGCAGTTCGCCAGGCAAAGCCAGGAAAAGGATTTCATGGACAGCATCCCCGGCGAGCCTGGTGAAGGTGCGGATTACGAGGTCGACGTCGGTCAGCGCGTGCGCGCCGTAAGGCAGAAGCGGGGGCTCACGCTCGAGGATGTCTCCAGGCGAACCGATCTGGACGTAGGTCTGCTTGCCTCCATTGAAGACGGTACCGTAGCCCCGCCTCTGGGCACCGTGATCAAACTGGCCAAGGCCCTCGAAATGAAGATGGGCTACTTCATATCCGGCCAGGAAAACCGCCCCTTCACCATCGTGCACCATCAGGACCGGAAGGTGGTGTCCCGCTACGATTCCACTAAAGGCAAAAGGTATGGATATGAATACATCTCGCTCGCCCCGCACAAGGTCGACCGCCACATGGAGCCCTTCATCGTAGTGCTGGCGCCCGCCGAGACCGAAGAAGAACGTTCGAGCCACGACGGGCAGGAATTCATCTATGTCCTTGAAGGCGCCATGGCGGTTCATCTGGAAGACCAACGATACGTGCTCGAAACCGGCGATGCCATCTACTATGATTCGACCGTTCCCCACCTGGTGAAGTGCCACGGTGACAAACCGGCGAAGATTCTCGCCGTTCTTTATACCGAACGCTGAGGCGCACGCTGTGATCGCTTTCGATCTCAAGTGTTCTAGAGACCATGTCTTCGAAGGCTGGTTCGACAGCATCGAGGCCTTCGAAGATCAGAACGCCAGGCGTTTGATCACCTGCCCGTTTTGCGAGGATTCCAACATTCGAAGAATCATATCTCCTGTGTCCATCAAGAAGGCCTCTCCCGCACCCCCCCACGATGCATCCCAACCGGTCGACTACCATGCACTCGCAATGGCGGTCTTGCGATCCATTCACGATACCTTTGACGACGTAGGAACGCAGTTCGCCGGAGAGGCCCTCAAGATTCACTACGGCGTTTCGGAAAAACGGAACATCCGCGGTTCGGCTACGGACGAAGAGGAAAGGATGCTCAAAGAGGAGGGCGTCGAATTCTTCAAATTCCCCGTCCCCAGATTCCCCGAAGACAAGAAGACCAATTGATTTTCTTCATGCAGCGGTCCTTTGAAACCAGGTTCGACCCTGGCGAATCCCATCGGAACGGGTTTCTCCTTTGCCCCCCTCATCGCTTGGAACCTGAATGGCTGCAGGCTGCCCAGCGGCCCTCCGGAAATGATTCCTCGGCACAACCCGGTTTGCAATCCGGGAATGAGGATTTTCCTCCACACGCGGCGCGTGCTCAGTCCCGCCCTTGCAGGGCGGGTCCCAGTTTGGCCAATATCAAGGAAATCAACCGTTTGTGCGGAGGCGACCTAGTGGTCGCCGCACAAACAAACGGGCAGATTGACGCCAAGATTGGCCAAAAAGACCATTTCCCCGCAGACCCCAGTTTCCATCCGGAAATGAGGATTTTTGGCCAATATCAAGGAAATCAAGCGTTTGCGCGGAGGCGACCTCTGGGTCGCCGCACAAGCAAACGTGCAGATTGACGCCAAGATTGGCCAAAAAGACCATTTCCGGATGGAAACTGGCTAGTAGATGGCTGCGTCACAGCCGGCCGCCACCGTTTGCCCCAACTCACGGCACGCCGTCAGGTCCTGTTCCGTCAATTCTCCGCGGGCGATGACCGCTTCATAGATTTTCTTGAGTGGATAACCGATGCAGATCCGCTCAATCGCCGCAAGAGCGCCTCGCCCATCGTTTCCGGCGCTGACAAAGACCGCATAGGGTTTCTTGAAAACCTTTCTTTCGCCTCTGGCGGATTCGTAGGTTCTATCGAAGAAATCTTTGAGCGCCCCCGCCATGTACCCGAAATACTCCGGTGATCCGAGGACCAATCCGTCGCAGTCAACCAGATCCGCAAGCGTTGCCTGGAAGGCCTCTTTCAGAATCACGCGGACGCCCTCCACCTCCCCAGCACCAGCCGCAACGGCTTCCGCCATCTTGCGCGTGTTGCCTCCCTGGGAGTGATAAACCACCAGGATTGAACAGACCATAAAGACGCTCCCCCTTGCACCCGCCCGCGGATCGCCCCCCCCGGTCTCCAGAGCAGCCCCTGTTCACCGTTCCTTGCGAGGCATCGCCTCCGTCTCTTCGCCTGGAAACGGAAGCCCCTTTTCTTCGTCCGTGCTGAATCGATCAGGCGGTTGCCAAAAATGCCGTTTTGGATTATACAGGGTGCTCGCCCCGACTGAGCCTCAGGGCCCGAGGCGAAACGATCATAAAGGGCAGGCTTGTTTCAATGAAAACCCGCGCCTTTCCAGGGCGACCCTTTCCGGCTGCGCTTCGAACCGGCCGGCCTAAACGCCGGACTTTCCTCACGCCGCAGCAGCCGTTGAAGATCCTCACCGCGCCTGGATCATATCCACATCAGGAGGCAGACCATGGCTAAAATCGAGCGTGCAATCATCAGCGTGACAGACAAAACCGGTGTCGTCCAATTTGCATCGGCTCTAGCCCCTTTGGGGGTCCAGATCCTGTCTACCGGTGGGACAGCCCGAACCCTGCGTGACGGTGGCCTCACCGTTACGGACATCTCGCAGTACACCGGATTTCCGGAAATGCTGGACGGAAGGGTCAAGACCCTGCATCCCAAGGTCCACGGCGGACTGCTCGGGTTGAGAGACAACCGCGAACACAGGGACATGATGTCGCGCCACGGCATTCAGACCATCGACATGCTCGTGGTCAATCTTTATCAGTTCGAAAAAACGGTCGCCGATCCTCAGGTCACCCTGGAGCAGGCCATAGAAAATATCGACATCGGGGGACCGGCCATGCTGCGCTCTGCAGCGAAAAATTTCCGGGATGTCACGGTGCTCGTCGATCCAGCGGATTACCGCCGGGTCCTGGATGAAATGACGGCATCGGGTGGAGAGACCACCCTGAAAACACGTTTCGAACTGGCCAAAAAGGTTTTCGCGCTGACTCATCGCTATGACGGCGCAATCTCGCAGTATCTGGGCAGCGTCGAGTTATAGGGGATCGGTTCGATCATCGGAGCCAGCGCTTGCAACGCGTGGAATCTTTTCCCGGCAGGGCATGTTCTTGTGGACATGCCTGCCCTTTTTCTCGCAGTAGACCGCCTGGAAGGTTTGGCAACTCCCGGACCCGTCCAGCCCTGCCTCTTTCGGCCAACAGGCATAGATGCATTGAAGGTCACAGAAAAACATGTTCAAGACAGGCTCAACCGTGTTTTTTTACCCAAGTCTCGGGATCGATCCAACCCCCCGAGGCCCTTGACGCACTGACAAGGGGTTCGCCATGAGCCGATTCATGCAGATCGAGATCCGTATCAAACAGGTTTATGAGGCCGGCTTCGCTTCAGATTTTCCCCGTATCGCAGATTTTTTGAGGCTTGCCGGCTACGGTGAGGTCCTGGAAGCCGAGCCGTCGTTCTACGCCCTGGTCGACCGCCTGGAGATGCTTGCGCGGGACCCGCATGTCCCGGAGCAGATGAAGCCTGCCCTGAAGCGTCTTCTGCCCGTTATGCTCGACCTGCGCAATAAGGCCCGGGAAACGCTTCTCCAGCGGGAGTTGGATGCACTTGATCGACTGCTCTATCAACTGGAAGACGCCTTCGAAGATCTCGAAAGCCAGCTGTAATTTGCAGGGCCCCCACATCGCAGCCTTTCATCAAACGGAAGCCGGCGGGGCACCAGATGTGCTGCGGTACCCCGCCGGCTCGCCGATCTCAGCGGGCTCAAGCCCTGTTGTCTCCTCGGTGCAGAACGATCCGCTGCACACGCGCATTTTCAACCCCGGAGGGATCTTTTTCCCGTCCCCCGCAGACCGGACACCACCCCTGCAAAGCCTGCAGACCGGCCTCGGGAACGGATCGGAAGAGTCATGCCCGGTGCACCCCGCATGCCGATAAAACAGTGCGGCGGCGACATCCCCGGATGAGGAGGTCCGCTACCAGCCCCAGGTCAGATATTTGTGGATCGAATCGGACGCCATCCGCCCGGCGCCCATGGCCAGGATAACGGTGGCCTGCCCGGTGACGATATCGCCTCCGGCCCACACGCCCTTCTTGGTCGTCTTTCCCGTTTCGGGGTCAGCGATGATGTAGCCCCACTTCGTCAACTGCAGCCCTTCCGTGCTCCGCGTCAGCAGCGGGTTCGCACCGGCTCCGACCGAAATGACCGCCAGGTCGCAGTCCAGCGTGAACTTGGACCCCTCGATCGGCACGGGGCGGCGGCGTCCCGAGGCATCTGGTTCGCCCAGTTCCATCTTGAGGCATTCCATGGCCTTGACGCGTCCGTTTTCATCCCCGACAAAGCGAGTCGGCGCCGTCAGCAGGTGGAATTCGATCCCTTCCTCCTCGGCATGATGGATCTCGGCCTTTCTGGCAGGCATCTCGTCCCGTGAACGCCGGTACACGATCCTCACCCGGTCCGCCCCGAGCCGCATGGCCGTTCGGGCCGAGTCCATGGCCACGTTACCGGCGCCCAGCACGACCACATCCTTCCCGCGCACGATCGGCGTGTCGTACTCGGGGAAGAGATAGGCCTTCATCAGGTTGGCCCGTGTGAGGTACTCATTGGCCGAATAGATACCGATCAGGTTTTCGCCCGGGATCTTGAGGAAACTCGGCAGTCCTGCCCCGACGCCGATATAGACGGCATCGAATCCCTCTTCGAACAGTTCGTCAACGGAGACCGTACGCCCGACCACCGAGTTGCAATGCAGCTTTGCGCCGAGCCGCTCGAGAAAATTGACTTCCGAATACACGATCTCTTTGGGGAGCCGGAACTCGGGGATCCCGTAGACGAGCACGCCTCCCGGTTTGTGGAAGGCTTCGAAGATCGTCACGTCGTGGCCTTTCAGGATCAGGTCGCCGGCGACGGTCAGACCCGAAGGTCCGGATCCTACGACAGCCACGCGCTTCCCGGTCGGCTCGGCCTTGGGTGGCAGGTCGCCCTTTCCGTTCGCCCTTTCCCAATCGGCCACGAAGCGCTCCAGGTTGCCGATCGCCACGGGCTCGCCTTTTTTCCCGAGGATGCACTGGCCTTCGCACTGGATCTCCTGGGGGCACACACGGCCGCAGACCGCCGGCAGGGCGTTCCGCTCCCATATCTTACGGGCGGCCTTGGTAAAATCGCCCTCCTTGACATGTTTGATGAAGGCCGGAATCTCGATCGACACGGGACAGCCGTTCATGCAGGCCGGATTCTTGCATTGCAGGCATCGCTCGGCCTCCTTCATCGCCATCTCCGCCGTGTATCCTCTCGGAACCTCTTCAAAGTTCCTTCGCCGCACCTCTGCGGACTGCTCCGGCATGGGCTGTCTGGGCACTTTTTCCTTCTTTTCCGTCGTTTCCGCCATCATATCCTCCATTCTATCTTAACCCCTGTCAGGGACTTATACTTCGTCGTTCACCGGAGAGGCCTTTCAACCCGCCTGGCACTTGCAGGCATACTGCTGCATCGCCACAGCCTCGTCTTCCTTGTAGGCATTCAGGCGCTGCGACAACTCGTCGAAATCGACCTTGTGGCCGTCGAACTCAGGACCGTCGACACAAGCGAATCGGGTCTCGCCCCCGATGGTCACCCGGCAGCAGCCGCACATCCCCGTGCCGTCGACCATAATGGCGTTCAGGCTGACGAGAGTCTTGACCTTGTACTGTTCCGTCACCTTGCAGACGAACTTCATCATGGGAACCGGGCCGATACCAACCACCAGCTTGACGTCCTCCTTTTCGAGAATCTCCTTCAGGACATCCGTCACAAACCCATGATGACCGTAGCTGCCGTCATCCGTACACACATGCAGCTCGTTCGAGGCCGCCTTCATCTTGTCTTCCAAGATCAGGAGGTCTTTCGTACGCGCGCCGATGATCGCGATGACACGGTTGCCTATCTCCTTCAATCCGCGTGTAATGGGGTGCAGGACGGCCACACCGGTTCCACCACCCACGCACACCACGGTCCCGAGCTTTTCGAGATGGGTCGCTTGACCGAGCGGCCCGATGACATCCTGAAAACGCTCGCCCACCTGCAGCGACTTGAACAGCGTGGTGGATTTGCCCACCACCTGATAAATAATCGTGATGGTGCCCTTTTTCGGGTC harbors:
- a CDS encoding conserved hypothetical protein (Evidence 4 : Unknown function but conserved in other organisms), coding for MSERQFLVDDITIKDTWRMFNIIAEFVDGFDVLPEVHPAVTIFGSARSKPQSQAYKMTVKTARLLVENGFNVISGGGPGIMEAANKGAADGGGKSVGLHIELPNEQQANPYSNIRLNFKYFFIRKVMFVKYAVAYIIMPGGFGTLDELFEALTLIQTERIRSFPVIMIDSKFWGGLVDWIRDTMLKGKTISPSDLDIFRVVDTPEEAVGIIKRRVIV
- a CDS encoding Aminotransferase, class IV; this translates as MMKLPEITRTDFLDRLGTREKPWRHNYLTMYSTQWGGFTTDPDLMLIPVDDHLVHRGDGVFDVMRCVDGKIYQMEEHLKRLNRSARAISLSPPEVYADIRELIRFLVRKGGLKDCLIRLVLSRGPGSFTANPFDCPESQLYVNVIRFKGLPETYYREGISIITSRIPIKKSFFATIKSCDYLPNVLMKMEAIEAGCGYSVGLDEKGFLAEGSTENLGIITVEGVLKFPGLDTTLSGITEQRVFELARQLVQEGHLKDAVFGEIPPDEAYQAREVFLTGTSLDILPVVRFDSRTIGDGTPGPGYARLHRLLREDMRNNERLLTPVNWEDAQ
- a CDS encoding conserved hypothetical protein (Evidence 4 : Unknown function but conserved in other organisms) — encoded protein: MERVARVTEIIAASPHSFDEAIRVGFERANRTLRGITGLRVIEQRVSVEEGQIKEFRVRLEVIFVLET
- a CDS encoding 4Fe-4S ferredoxin iron-sulfur binding domain protein — its product is MALIKFREERCKGCGLCVLACPKGLLSISSSINLSGYPTAHISDMEACTGCKLCAEMCPDVVITVYK
- the vorB gene encoding Ketoisovalerate oxidoreductase subunit VorB — translated: METLFVKGNEAIAMGAIEAGCRFYFGYPITPQNDIPEYMSKHLPAIGGIFIQAESEIASINMLLGASATGARAMTSSSSPGISLKQEGISYLCGSQIPGVIVNMSRSGPGLGGISPSQGDYFQATRGGGHGDYRTIVLAPSSVQEAYDLTMRAFDLADKYRNPVVILGDALLGQIKEPLKTRLYRGTPSEKDWILTGASGRPRRILKSLYLSEGELTDHNWFLYRKYQQMKREIRFETQNLDDAKLVVVAFGSLARIVKSAVGMAREKGMLIGLLRPITLYPFPYAALEKISRKIRNFMAVELSTGQMVEDVKLAVGHKKNQVDFYGRPPGSIPSPDEIFHEIAKVYKKRIA
- a CDS encoding Thiamine pyrophosphate protein domain protein TPP-binding protein gives rise to the protein MEQVFSRPQSLIDVPFHFCPGCHHGIIHRLTAECIDRYALQQTSIAVASVGCSVFLYDYLDIDVLEAPHGRAAAVATGVKRARPDRFVFTYQGDGDLAAIGTAEIIHAANRGEHITVIFVNNTVFGMTGGQMAPTTMPGQETTTTPFGRDPAVNGFPIRMAELLGGLTGTTFVARGAVDTPKNLVKTRKYLQRAFEVQTTGEGFGFVEILSACPTNWKMSPERANKRVKEEMIPYFPLGIFKGGEA
- a CDS encoding Pyruvate/ketoisovalerate oxidoreductase; its protein translation is MYFDTIIAGFGGQGVLLMGNILAYAAMGEKKRVTYMPVYGVEMRGGTANCTVVVSDQQIGSPIIQRPVSAIVMNRPSLDKFGPRVRKGGTLIVNASLIPEEAVHFRGVDCLLVPSRELALELGNERLANMVVLGAAVRRTGVVRVRSLKKALYGALDRRYHNMIESNSKALELGARFAADNGHP
- a CDS encoding Cupin domain protein, coding for MDEDRNRDEARDTYQDFLSDINEQFARQSQEKDFMDSIPGEPGEGADYEVDVGQRVRAVRQKRGLTLEDVSRRTDLDVGLLASIEDGTVAPPLGTVIKLAKALEMKMGYFISGQENRPFTIVHHQDRKVVSRYDSTKGKRYGYEYISLAPHKVDRHMEPFIVVLAPAETEEERSSHDGQEFIYVLEGAMAVHLEDQRYVLETGDAIYYDSTVPHLVKCHGDKPAKILAVLYTER
- a CDS encoding conserved hypothetical protein (Evidence 4 : Unknown function but conserved in other organisms), with protein sequence MIAFDLKCSRDHVFEGWFDSIEAFEDQNARRLITCPFCEDSNIRRIISPVSIKKASPAPPHDASQPVDYHALAMAVLRSIHDTFDDVGTQFAGEALKIHYGVSEKRNIRGSATDEEERMLKEEGVEFFKFPVPRFPEDKKTN
- a CDS encoding hypothetical protein (Evidence 5 : Unknown function) is translated as MVFLANLGVNLHVCLCGDPEVASAQTLDFLDIGQKSSFPDGNWGLRGNGLFGQSWRQSARLFVRRPLGRLRTNG
- a CDS encoding Flavodoxin produces the protein MVCSILVVYHSQGGNTRKMAEAVAAGAGEVEGVRVILKEAFQATLADLVDCDGLVLGSPEYFGYMAGALKDFFDRTYESARGERKVFKKPYAVFVSAGNDGRGALAAIERICIGYPLKKIYEAVIARGELTEQDLTACRELGQTVAAGCDAAIY
- a CDS encoding MGS-like domain protein, with product MAKIERAIISVTDKTGVVQFASALAPLGVQILSTGGTARTLRDGGLTVTDISQYTGFPEMLDGRVKTLHPKVHGGLLGLRDNREHRDMMSRHGIQTIDMLVVNLYQFEKTVADPQVTLEQAIENIDIGGPAMLRSAAKNFRDVTVLVDPADYRRVLDEMTASGGETTLKTRFELAKKVFALTHRYDGAISQYLGSVEL
- a CDS encoding hypothetical protein (Evidence 5 : Unknown function) translates to MFFCDLQCIYACWPKEAGLDGSGSCQTFQAVYCEKKGRHVHKNMPCREKIPRVASAGSDDRTDPL
- a CDS encoding conserved hypothetical protein (Evidence 4 : Unknown function but conserved in other organisms) — its product is MSRFMQIEIRIKQVYEAGFASDFPRIADFLRLAGYGEVLEAEPSFYALVDRLEMLARDPHVPEQMKPALKRLLPVMLDLRNKARETLLQRELDALDRLLYQLEDAFEDLESQL
- the sudA gene encoding Sulfide dehydrogenase subunit alpha; the encoded protein is MAETTEKKEKVPRQPMPEQSAEVRRRNFEEVPRGYTAEMAMKEAERCLQCKNPACMNGCPVSIEIPAFIKHVKEGDFTKAARKIWERNALPAVCGRVCPQEIQCEGQCILGKKGEPVAIGNLERFVADWERANGKGDLPPKAEPTGKRVAVVGSGPSGLTVAGDLILKGHDVTIFEAFHKPGGVLVYGIPEFRLPKEIVYSEVNFLERLGAKLHCNSVVGRTVSVDELFEEGFDAVYIGVGAGLPSFLKIPGENLIGIYSANEYLTRANLMKAYLFPEYDTPIVRGKDVVVLGAGNVAMDSARTAMRLGADRVRIVYRRSRDEMPARKAEIHHAEEEGIEFHLLTAPTRFVGDENGRVKAMECLKMELGEPDASGRRRPVPIEGSKFTLDCDLAVISVGAGANPLLTRSTEGLQLTKWGYIIADPETGKTTKKGVWAGGDIVTGQATVILAMGAGRMASDSIHKYLTWGW